In BD1-7 clade bacterium, a genomic segment contains:
- the kshA_10 gene encoding 3-ketosteroid-9-alpha-monooxygenase, oxygenase component encodes MTSLTLVEDLPSFPDSWYSVGFASQLKPRGIISAKICGLEIVIFRTESGCIQALDAHCPHLGAHLGEGGQVIEESIQCXFHGFQFNGQGKCTKTGYGTEPTKRLCIKSYPVEEVNGFILIYYSKFSRAPSWNVPAVDHDGWGKLESRVIPVRSHVQELKENAVDIGHFAFVHKYVNIESLRPVVVDKEYLSSHIAFDRKNILPGDGEFVHAEIMTHSYGMGYTLTETFLPDWNIRIRHYIAYLPRQKKYTDIHIASQIYGDVSGIKKNILLKFLPTLMVQKILSMAVIKTYKDDVMDDVQIWENKKYLSSPAVIKGDGPINTYRKYSSIFYPEYNNPDHEELYKIAS; translated from the coding sequence TTGACTTCATTAACGCTAGTTGAAGACTTACCATCGTTTCCAGACAGTTGGTACTCCGTAGGCTTTGCAAGTCAATTGAAACCTAGAGGCATCATATCTGCAAAAATATGTGGACTTGAGATCGTGATCTTTCGAACAGAAAGCGGCTGTATTCAAGCACTTGATGCACACTGCCCGCATCTAGGGGCTCACCTTGGAGAGGGTGGGCAGGTAATTGAAGAGTCGATTCAATGTNCATTTCATGGTTTTCAATTTAACGGTCAAGGTAAATGTACAAAAACGGGTTACGGTACTGAACCGACCAAAAGACTGTGCATAAAGAGTTACCCGGTAGAGGAGGTAAATGGATTTATTCTGATTTACTACAGTAAGTTTTCAAGAGCGCCATCATGGAACGTGCCAGCTGTCGATCACGACGGCTGGGGCAAACTTGAATCTCGTGTTATTCCTGTTCGATCGCACGTGCAAGAATTAAAAGAAAACGCAGTAGATATCGGCCATTTCGCATTTGTTCACAAGTACGTGAATATTGAAAGTCTGCGCCCAGTTGTTGTTGATAAAGAGTATCTCAGTAGTCATATCGCATTTGATAGAAAAAACATCTTGCCTGGTGATGGCGAGTTTGTTCACGCAGAAATTATGACTCACTCTTATGGTATGGGCTATACGCTAACGGAAACATTTTTGCCTGATTGGAACATTCGAATACGTCACTATATTGCCTATCTGCCGCGACAAAAAAAATATACCGACATCCATATTGCAAGCCAGATTTATGGGGATGTATCGGGTATCAAGAAGAACATCTTACTTAAGTTTTTACCGACACTTATGGTTCAAAAAATTCTCTCGATGGCAGTGATAAAAACATACAAAGACGATGTCATGGACGATGTTCAAATATGGGAGAACAAAAAATATCTTTCTAGCCCTGCGGTTATTAAGGGTGACGGACCTATCAATACATATCGGAAGTACTCGTCGATATTTTACCCCGA